From Deinococcus aestuarii, one genomic window encodes:
- a CDS encoding LysE/ArgO family amino acid transporter, which produces MPPFLRGLTLGLSLIVAIGPQNAFVLRQGLTRRYGLLAALVCSLADTVLIAFGVLGVGALLARSPALVTLGTLAGAAFLLWYGGRSFRSARHPGTLQTEGQAAQTPATVIATAAAFSLLNLHAILDTVVLIGGASAGLNSTGRTAFLLGTVLASWTWFFALALLAGRLAPLMRSPRAWQVLDVLIGVVMWAIAGGLVGSMVSGG; this is translated from the coding sequence GTGCCCCCCTTCCTGCGCGGCCTGACGCTGGGCCTCTCGCTGATTGTCGCCATCGGGCCGCAGAACGCCTTCGTGCTGAGGCAGGGGTTGACGCGGCGGTACGGCTTGCTGGCGGCGCTGGTGTGCTCGCTGGCGGATACGGTGCTGATCGCCTTCGGGGTCCTCGGCGTCGGGGCACTCCTCGCGCGGTCTCCGGCGCTCGTCACCCTCGGGACGCTGGCGGGTGCCGCCTTTCTGCTCTGGTACGGGGGACGCTCCTTCCGGTCGGCCCGCCATCCAGGGACGCTCCAGACCGAGGGGCAGGCCGCTCAGACACCGGCCACTGTGATCGCCACCGCTGCGGCCTTCAGCCTCCTCAACCTGCACGCGATCCTTGACACCGTGGTCCTGATCGGTGGGGCGAGCGCGGGGCTGAACAGCACAGGCCGCACCGCCTTCCTCCTCGGCACGGTCCTCGCCTCATGGACATGGTTTTTCGCCCTTGCCCTGCTCGCGGGCCGCCTCGCGCCGCTGATGCGCTCGCCCCGGGCGTGGCAGGTGCTGGACGTGCTGATCGGGGTGGTGATGTGGGCGATTGCGGGGGGGTTGGTGGGAAGCATGGTTTCAGGAGGTTGA
- a CDS encoding DUF433 domain-containing protein, with amino-acid sequence MTLLDRITINPSQCGGRPCIRGMRIRVSDVLELLGAGVGVDEILVDYPDLEREDVDAVLVWAARYVDGLRQRPS; translated from the coding sequence ATGACCCTTCTCGACCGCATCACCATCAACCCCTCCCAGTGCGGCGGGCGCCCCTGCATTCGCGGGATGCGGATTCGGGTGAGCGACGTGCTGGAGTTGCTGGGGGCGGGGGTGGGCGTGGACGAGATTCTGGTGGACTACCCGGATTTGGAGCGGGAGGACGTTGACGCGGTGCTGGTGTGGGCGGCGCGGTACGTTGACGGCTTGCGCCAACGGCCCTCCTAA
- the argH gene encoding argininosuccinate lyase, with protein sequence MTQSTQDKKLWGGRFAEATDGLVELFNASVPFDQRLAEQDIRGSLAHVAMLGQVGILTPDEVTQIGDGLSDVLTDIRAGAFEWRLDREDVHMNVEAALRDRIGPVAGKLHTARSRNDQVAVDFRLFTKEAALDLAGKTRALRAVMVAEAEKHLTSDGGEPVILPGYTHLQVAQPILLSHWFMAYAAMLERDEGRFRDAAERMDESPLGSSALAGTPWPIDRHATAAALGFARPTANSLDGVGSRDFALEFLSACAILAAHLSRLSEELILSSTFEFGFLTLPDSHTTGSSIMPQKKNPDVSELARGKAGRVFGNLMGLLTVVKGTPLAYNKDLQEDKEGVFDSYDTLSIILRLYADMLPKSVWHPDVTKKAAARGFSTATDVADFLARQGVPFREAHEVVGGLVGLASRSGRPLWDLTDAELRAAHPLLSAEVARRLTVEESVRGRQSYGGTAPERVREAVEAAKAALG encoded by the coding sequence ATGACCCAATCCACGCAAGACAAAAAACTCTGGGGCGGACGCTTTGCCGAAGCCACCGACGGCCTGGTGGAACTCTTCAACGCCTCCGTGCCCTTCGACCAGCGCCTCGCCGAGCAGGACATCCGCGGCTCGCTCGCGCACGTGGCGATGCTCGGGCAGGTCGGCATCCTGACCCCAGACGAGGTGACGCAGATAGGTGACGGGCTGAGCGATGTGCTCACCGATATCCGCGCCGGGGCCTTCGAGTGGAGGCTCGACCGCGAGGACGTGCACATGAACGTCGAGGCCGCGCTGCGTGACCGGATCGGGCCGGTGGCGGGCAAGCTCCACACGGCGAGAAGCCGCAACGATCAGGTGGCGGTGGACTTCCGGCTCTTTACGAAGGAGGCGGCGCTCGATCTGGCGGGGAAGACGCGGGCGCTGCGGGCCGTCATGGTGGCGGAGGCCGAGAAGCATCTCACCTCGGATGGGGGAGAGCCGGTCATCCTCCCCGGCTACACCCACCTTCAAGTCGCCCAGCCCATCCTCCTCTCTCACTGGTTCATGGCCTACGCCGCTATGCTGGAGCGCGACGAGGGCCGTTTCCGCGACGCCGCCGAGCGGATGGACGAGTCGCCGCTGGGTTCATCCGCACTCGCTGGAACGCCCTGGCCCATCGACCGCCACGCGACCGCCGCCGCCCTCGGCTTCGCCCGCCCGACCGCCAACTCCCTCGACGGGGTGGGGAGCCGGGACTTCGCGCTCGAATTCCTGTCGGCCTGCGCGATCCTCGCCGCGCACCTCTCGCGCCTGTCGGAAGAACTCATCCTCTCCTCGACCTTCGAGTTCGGCTTTCTGACCCTGCCCGACTCGCACACGACCGGCTCCTCGATCATGCCGCAGAAGAAGAACCCCGACGTCTCCGAACTCGCGCGGGGCAAGGCGGGCCGCGTCTTCGGGAACCTGATGGGCCTGCTGACGGTGGTGAAGGGCACGCCGCTCGCCTACAACAAGGACCTTCAGGAGGACAAGGAGGGCGTGTTCGACTCCTACGACACCCTCAGCATCATCTTGCGCCTGTACGCCGACATGCTGCCCAAGAGCGTCTGGCACCCGGACGTGACAAAGAAGGCGGCGGCGCGCGGCTTCTCGACCGCGACGGACGTGGCGGACTTCCTGGCCCGCCAGGGCGTCCCCTTCCGCGAGGCGCACGAGGTCGTGGGCGGGCTGGTGGGCCTCGCCAGCCGCTCGGGTCGGCCACTGTGGGACCTCACCGACGCCGAGCTGCGGGCGGCCCACCCCCTGCTGAGCGCGGAAGTCGCCCGTCGCCTGACCGTGGAGGAGAGCGTGCGGGGCCGGCAGAGCTACGGCGGCACGGCGCCCGAACGGGTGCGAGAAGCCGTCGAGGCGGCGAAGGCGGCGCTGGGATGA
- a CDS encoding GNAT family N-acetyltransferase, whose product MTDQNVQIRLAGPEDKETVTRVMQEAGLETEAALAEGTTYWIATRGAQPVGAIGLEHGDGASLLRGAAVLPSARGSGLGRRLVMGAVQYAQGRGDRAIYMFSKGGDWASFGFQQVPLAVVMGELPNAPQIRAYRARSERPGGTTWMRPLDRAASKA is encoded by the coding sequence ATGACCGACCAGAATGTGCAGATTCGGCTCGCTGGCCCCGAGGACAAGGAGACCGTCACCCGCGTGATGCAGGAGGCCGGGCTGGAGACGGAAGCGGCCCTCGCCGAGGGCACGACCTACTGGATCGCCACGCGCGGCGCTCAGCCCGTGGGCGCCATCGGCCTGGAACACGGGGACGGGGCCTCGCTGCTGCGGGGCGCGGCAGTCTTGCCGAGTGCGCGGGGCAGCGGGCTGGGCCGCCGACTGGTGATGGGCGCCGTGCAGTACGCCCAGGGCCGGGGCGACCGGGCGATCTACATGTTCAGCAAGGGGGGCGACTGGGCCTCCTTCGGCTTCCAGCAAGTGCCCCTCGCCGTGGTGATGGGCGAGTTGCCGAACGCGCCCCAGATTCGCGCCTACCGCGCCCGCAGCGAGCGCCCCGGCGGCACGACCTGGATGCGGCCGCTGGACCGGGCGGCGAGCAAGGCGTAG
- a CDS encoding GNAT family N-acetyltransferase, translating into MTLDQGTHVKLRQATTATDLDTLRDLILAVGLSHERGAITATFEGSTYWIADLDGRPAGCIGLEHGEGASLIRSATVLPHARRQGLGRALATSALTQATLRGDRAVYLFSSDAGPFWEQFGFTRVPPETVAAALPDTPQVISGEGRGWLKDEVGWMRTLGVPSWPEGA; encoded by the coding sequence ATGACCCTGGACCAAGGCACCCACGTCAAGCTCCGCCAGGCCACGACGGCAACCGACCTCGACACCCTGCGTGACCTGATCCTGGCGGTGGGCCTGAGCCACGAGCGCGGCGCGATCACGGCGACGTTTGAGGGCTCGACGTACTGGATCGCCGACCTCGACGGGCGGCCCGCCGGGTGCATCGGTCTGGAGCACGGGGAGGGGGCAAGTCTGATCCGCTCGGCGACCGTGCTGCCCCACGCGCGGCGGCAGGGACTCGGGCGGGCCCTGGCGACGAGCGCGCTGACCCAGGCGACCCTGCGCGGCGACCGGGCGGTATATCTCTTTTCCAGCGACGCGGGACCTTTCTGGGAGCAGTTCGGCTTCACGCGGGTGCCGCCCGAGACGGTGGCCGCCGCCCTGCCGGACACGCCGCAGGTGATCAGCGGCGAGGGCCGGGGGTGGCTGAAAGACGAGGTGGGCTGGATGCGGACCCTGGGCGTGCCTTCCTGGCCGGAGGGAGCCTGA
- a CDS encoding DinB family protein, whose translation MRREEIGAIYDWLGTLGEETVSRVPAPGVWSPKQVLGHLVDSACNNHARWARMVTEDAPVFPLWDQDAWDLAQDWQGCPWAEILSLWHAYNLHLARFASLLPADRLHSACATVGRLNGGQPMTLAELLEHYDRHLHHHLAQIRERVGA comes from the coding sequence ATGAGGCGGGAGGAGATCGGGGCCATTTATGACTGGCTCGGGACCCTGGGCGAGGAGACGGTGAGCCGTGTGCCTGCCCCCGGCGTCTGGAGCCCTAAGCAGGTGCTCGGGCATCTGGTGGACTCCGCCTGCAACAACCACGCGCGCTGGGCTCGCATGGTGACGGAAGACGCCCCCGTGTTCCCGCTATGGGACCAGGACGCCTGGGACCTCGCGCAGGACTGGCAGGGCTGCCCCTGGGCCGAAATTCTGAGTCTCTGGCACGCCTACAACCTCCACTTGGCCCGCTTCGCCTCGCTTCTGCCCGCTGATCGGTTGCACTCGGCCTGCGCTACGGTCGGGCGGCTGAACGGCGGGCAACCCATGACGCTGGCGGAACTGCTGGAGCACTACGACCGGCACCTTCACCACCATCTCGCGCAGATTCGGGAGCGGGTGGGTGCGTGA
- a CDS encoding PIN domain-containing protein, producing MLLVTDTNVLVSECLRSRGRPRLASPAFDLFVTARVDDEFRYELSRRLTHLSGHSNLSDGALQALREEAIYAYESNVTVVRPIQYEAFEPQALLRIPQDPDDWPTVALALALNADVWTEDQDFFGCGLPVWRTYVLYAHLDDLAASTS from the coding sequence ATGCTGCTCGTCACAGACACGAATGTGCTCGTGAGCGAATGTTTGCGCTCGCGGGGGCGTCCGCGTCTCGCTTCACCTGCGTTCGACCTCTTTGTGACGGCGCGGGTAGACGACGAGTTCAGGTACGAACTGAGCCGCCGCCTGACCCATTTATCGGGCCATTCAAACCTTTCCGACGGCGCCCTTCAAGCCCTGCGCGAAGAGGCGATCTACGCTTACGAGAGCAACGTCACCGTCGTCCGCCCCATTCAATACGAGGCCTTCGAGCCCCAGGCCCTCCTTCGCATCCCCCAAGACCCCGACGACTGGCCCACCGTCGCCCTCGCGCTCGCCCTGAACGCGGACGTATGGACGGAGGATCAGGATTTCTTCGGCTGTGGTCTGCCCGTGTGGCGCACGTATGTTCTGTACGCCCACCTCGACGACCTGGCCGCCTCAACCTCCTGA
- a CDS encoding GNAT family N-acetyltransferase translates to MNSPTGTTFRPALPADAETIQAQRDAMFLDMGSGAERVAQAHAASLGWFRAALADGSFSGVLAEQGGQVVGGAGVIWQSLPLSPRSLPVTRAYLLNVYVRPFARGQGLARRMLQQLLAECARRGVETVSLHASEAGRPVYDRLGFTPTNEMRLTLGETP, encoded by the coding sequence ATGAACTCACCCACAGGCACCACATTCCGACCCGCCCTCCCCGCCGACGCAGAGACCATCCAGGCACAGCGGGACGCGATGTTTCTCGACATGGGGTCCGGTGCCGAGCGGGTGGCCCAGGCCCACGCCGCGAGCCTGGGCTGGTTCCGGGCGGCGCTCGCGGACGGCTCCTTCAGCGGCGTGCTGGCCGAACAGGGCGGGCAGGTCGTGGGGGGCGCGGGCGTGATCTGGCAGAGCCTCCCACTCAGTCCCCGCAGCCTGCCGGTGACGCGCGCCTACCTCCTGAACGTGTACGTGCGGCCGTTCGCCCGTGGGCAGGGGCTGGCCCGCCGGATGCTGCAACAGCTCCTGGCCGAATGTGCCCGGCGCGGGGTGGAAACGGTCTCGCTGCACGCCTCCGAGGCCGGGCGACCCGTTTACGACCGGCTGGGCTTCACCCCCACGAACGAGATGCGGCTGACGCTTGGGGAAACACCGTGA
- a CDS encoding argininosuccinate synthase, translating into MSNPKIVLAYSGGLDTSIILKWLQLGRDYDVVAFTADLGQGDEVEEARVKALNTGAVAAYALDLREEFVRDYVFPMFRSSALYEGYYLLGTSIARPLIAKKMVEIAEREGAVAVSHGATGKGNDQVRFEMTAYALKPDVVTVAPWREWEFQGRADLEQFAREHGIPVPTTQKDPWSTDANLLHISYEGGILEDPWAEPPAHMFKLTVSPEEAPEEPEYVEVEFENGDPVAINGERLTPAALLQRANEIGGRNGVGRIDLVENRFVGMKSRGVYETPGGTLLYHARRAVESLTLDREVLHQRDALAPKYAELVYNGFWFAPEREALQVYIDHVAHSVTGTARLKLYKGNCTVVGRKAPRSLYDKDLVSFEAGGDYNQHDAGAFIKLSALRMRVQARVEAKADKKEVEKV; encoded by the coding sequence ATGAGCAACCCCAAGATCGTCCTCGCCTACTCCGGCGGCCTTGATACCTCGATCATCCTCAAGTGGCTCCAGCTAGGGCGCGACTACGACGTGGTGGCCTTTACCGCCGACCTCGGCCAGGGCGACGAGGTGGAGGAGGCGCGGGTCAAGGCGCTCAACACCGGGGCCGTGGCCGCTTACGCGCTGGATCTGCGCGAGGAGTTCGTCCGCGACTACGTGTTCCCGATGTTCCGCTCCTCGGCGCTGTACGAGGGGTATTACCTCCTGGGCACCTCCATCGCGCGGCCCCTGATCGCCAAGAAGATGGTCGAGATTGCCGAGAGGGAGGGCGCCGTCGCCGTCTCGCACGGGGCCACGGGCAAGGGCAACGATCAGGTGCGCTTCGAGATGACCGCCTACGCGCTCAAGCCCGACGTGGTGACGGTCGCCCCCTGGCGCGAGTGGGAGTTCCAGGGCCGCGCCGACCTCGAACAGTTCGCCCGCGAGCACGGCATCCCCGTCCCGACCACCCAGAAGGACCCCTGGAGCACCGACGCGAACCTGTTGCACATCTCCTACGAGGGCGGCATCCTCGAAGACCCCTGGGCCGAGCCGCCCGCCCACATGTTCAAGCTGACGGTGAGTCCCGAGGAGGCGCCCGAGGAGCCCGAATACGTGGAGGTCGAGTTCGAGAACGGCGACCCGGTGGCGATCAACGGGGAGCGGCTGACGCCCGCCGCCCTGCTACAACGGGCCAACGAGATCGGAGGGCGCAACGGCGTGGGGCGCATCGACCTCGTGGAGAACCGCTTCGTCGGCATGAAGTCGCGCGGCGTGTACGAGACGCCGGGCGGCACCCTGCTCTACCACGCCCGCCGCGCCGTGGAGAGCCTGACCCTGGACCGCGAGGTGCTGCACCAGCGCGACGCCCTCGCCCCCAAGTACGCCGAACTCGTCTACAACGGCTTCTGGTTCGCCCCCGAGCGCGAGGCGCTTCAGGTGTACATCGACCACGTGGCCCACAGCGTGACGGGCACGGCCCGGCTGAAGCTCTACAAGGGCAACTGCACCGTCGTGGGCCGCAAGGCGCCGCGCAGCCTGTACGACAAGGACCTCGTGTCCTTCGAGGCGGGGGGCGACTACAACCAGCACGACGCGGGGGCCTTCATCAAGCTGAGCGCCCTCAGGATGCGGGTGCAGGCGCGGGTGGAGGCGAAGGCGGACAAGAAGGAAGTCGAGAAGGTCTGA
- a CDS encoding HIT family protein, which produces MKVVVDLDGTLLARREAEWAHWLTRPDENPLSTQADFAGGEVTLENDLCVYTQDSRYAEGLPHSGLIVTKRPCATVFDLTPGEAAATHALLAEVRAHLDSTVRPDGYTVGWNVFPAGGQHIPHVHLHVIPRWNTDASAGAGLRYFLKAARQSPPHPTGGFL; this is translated from the coding sequence ATGAAGGTCGTCGTGGACCTGGACGGCACCCTGCTCGCGCGGCGGGAGGCGGAGTGGGCGCACTGGCTGACCCGTCCCGACGAGAACCCGCTCTCGACCCAGGCCGACTTTGCGGGCGGTGAAGTGACCCTCGAAAACGACCTTTGCGTCTACACCCAGGACAGCCGTTACGCGGAAGGCCTGCCCCACTCCGGCCTGATCGTCACCAAACGGCCCTGCGCCACCGTCTTCGACCTCACCCCCGGGGAGGCCGCCGCGACCCACGCCCTGCTCGCCGAAGTCCGGGCGCACCTCGACTCGACCGTGAGACCCGACGGGTACACGGTGGGCTGGAACGTTTTTCCGGCGGGGGGTCAGCACATCCCCCACGTTCACCTGCACGTCATCCCCCGCTGGAACACGGACGCCTCGGCGGGGGCGGGTCTCCGCTATTTCCTCAAGGCGGCACGGCAGTCACCGCCTCACCCCACGGGAGGGTTCCTATGA
- a CDS encoding GNAT family N-acetyltransferase, producing MTLTLRPARPADAPVFHPVMMAAGMDPRSSWSRTTVDDVRWSLGQGGGFLAFLGEEAVGCVGWRPDGRETLTLNKLATLPERRGQGIGAALVRAVEEVAARGGYARVLLAVSRYNLAVLPFYERLGYRVDAGAVYAHANPHSPPPVVLVKAVSGAVPELGQAES from the coding sequence GTGACCTTGACCCTCCGCCCCGCCCGCCCCGCCGACGCCCCCGTCTTCCACCCCGTGATGATGGCGGCGGGCATGGACCCGCGCTCCAGTTGGAGCCGCACCACCGTGGACGACGTGCGCTGGAGCCTGGGGCAGGGGGGCGGCTTCCTCGCCTTCCTCGGGGAAGAGGCCGTCGGTTGTGTCGGCTGGCGGCCCGACGGGCGGGAGACCCTGACCCTCAACAAACTCGCCACCCTTCCCGAGAGGCGCGGTCAGGGCATCGGCGCCGCCCTCGTGCGCGCGGTGGAGGAGGTGGCCGCGCGGGGCGGGTATGCCCGCGTCCTCCTCGCCGTCAGCCGGTACAACCTCGCCGTCCTCCCCTTCTACGAGCGCCTGGGCTACCGGGTGGACGCGGGGGCGGTGTACGCGCACGCGAACCCGCACAGCCCGCCGCCGGTGGTGCTGGTGAAAGCCGTCAGCGGAGCGGTGCCAGAGCTGGGGCAGGCTGAAAGCTGA
- a CDS encoding pyridoxal phosphate-dependent aminotransferase, with protein MPELLPRARSSQESVFAHMSRLALRHGAVNLGQGFPSDPPPAFLLDAARRAVGTADQYAPPAGLPALRDAIGADLGVDGADVVVTSGATEALGVLALALYGPGDEVLMLEPVFDVYVPQARLAGATPVTVPMRLTDSEGWTLDLEAVRSAITPRTRALLLNSPYNPTGTVFTRAELEALVALARQHDLWIVSDEVYDELYFGERPTSLRDLAPERTFTVGSAGKRLEATGWRVGWIACPPGLAPNIAAIRQVGSFCAPTPFQVAVAAALPVARREGFYEALRAEYGERVGLLAGGLRSVGATVFEPSGTYFLNARHPGWTAEALVEEAGVAVIPGDAFYVAHPAPEGLFRLAFCKSREELGRALERLERAARVGA; from the coding sequence ATGCCTGAACTCCTGCCGCGTGCCCGGTCGTCCCAGGAGAGCGTGTTCGCTCACATGAGCCGCCTCGCGCTCAGGCACGGGGCCGTCAACCTGGGGCAGGGCTTTCCCTCCGACCCGCCGCCCGCCTTCTTGCTGGACGCGGCTCGGCGGGCGGTCGGCACCGCGGACCAGTACGCGCCCCCGGCGGGGCTGCCCGCGCTCCGGGATGCCATCGGCGCGGACCTGGGGGTGGACGGAGCGGACGTGGTGGTGACCTCCGGGGCGACCGAGGCGCTGGGCGTCCTCGCGCTCGCCCTGTACGGCCCCGGCGACGAGGTGCTGATGCTCGAACCCGTGTTCGACGTGTACGTGCCCCAGGCGCGGCTGGCCGGGGCCACGCCCGTCACCGTGCCCATGCGGCTGACCGATTCGGAAGGCTGGACGCTCGACCTGGAAGCGGTGCGCTCGGCCATCACCCCGCGTACCCGGGCCCTGCTCCTCAACAGTCCCTACAACCCGACGGGCACCGTGTTCACCCGCGCCGAGCTGGAGGCCCTCGTCGCCCTCGCCCGTCAGCACGACCTGTGGATCGTCAGCGACGAGGTGTACGACGAGCTGTACTTCGGGGAGCGGCCCACCTCCCTGCGCGACCTCGCCCCCGAACGCACCTTCACGGTGGGGAGTGCGGGCAAGCGGCTGGAGGCGACCGGGTGGCGGGTCGGGTGGATCGCCTGCCCGCCGGGGCTGGCGCCCAACATCGCCGCGATCCGGCAGGTGGGGTCTTTCTGCGCGCCCACGCCCTTTCAGGTGGCGGTCGCCGCGGCCCTGCCCGTCGCCCGGCGGGAGGGCTTCTACGAGGCTCTGCGCGCCGAGTACGGGGAGCGCGTGGGGTTGCTCGCGGGGGGGCTGCGGAGCGTGGGGGCCACCGTGTTCGAGCCGAGCGGCACCTATTTCCTGAACGCACGCCATCCGGGCTGGACCGCCGAGGCGCTGGTGGAGGAGGCAGGGGTCGCCGTGATTCCCGGAGACGCCTTCTACGTGGCTCACCCGGCGCCGGAGGGGCTGTTCCGGCTCGCCTTCTGCAAGTCGCGTGAGGAACTGGGGCGGGCGCTGGAGCGGCTGGAGCGGGCGGCGCGGGTCGGGGCCTAG